The Brachyspira aalborgi genome has a segment encoding these proteins:
- a CDS encoding NADH:flavin oxidoreductase/NADH oxidase has product MKPEKSNLFTPLKIGNLEIKNRIVMPPMCMYSAEDGFVNDWHIQHYTTRAIGGAGLIIVEATGVLPYISMITDNDLAIWDDKYIEGLSKLVNAVHNNGAKIGIQINHAGRKCESVKTDKIHAPSPIAFNDKYRTPVEMTKEDIKEVVDAFASAFKRAVKAGFDLIEIHAAHGYLISEFLSPLSNKREDEYGKNRVKILEEVLRKGREAVGKDFPIQIRISSYDWKEGGNTVKDFAEMLKPLENEKLFDSINVSTGAVTADGKIIPYEGYQIPFARELKQYITVPCIGGGLLSEPKMANMIVRNGAADAVYIGRELLRNPYWALQAARILGIDIPFPKQYEQAKR; this is encoded by the coding sequence GCGCAGAAGACGGATTTGTAAACGATTGGCATATTCAACATTATACTACAAGAGCGATTGGCGGAGCGGGATTAATCATAGTTGAAGCTACGGGAGTTTTGCCTTATATAAGCATGATAACCGATAACGATTTGGCTATTTGGGACGACAAATATATAGAAGGCTTAAGCAAACTTGTAAACGCCGTTCATAATAACGGAGCTAAAATTGGAATTCAAATTAATCATGCGGGAAGAAAATGCGAATCTGTAAAAACCGATAAAATTCACGCGCCAAGCCCGATAGCGTTTAACGATAAATACAGAACGCCCGTTGAAATGACAAAAGAAGATATAAAAGAAGTTGTTGACGCTTTTGCTAGCGCTTTTAAAAGAGCGGTTAAAGCGGGATTTGATTTAATAGAAATTCATGCGGCGCATGGTTATTTGATTTCTGAATTTTTATCTCCGCTTTCAAATAAGAGAGAGGACGAATACGGAAAAAATAGAGTAAAAATATTGGAAGAAGTTTTAAGAAAAGGAAGAGAAGCCGTAGGAAAAGACTTCCCGATTCAAATAAGAATTTCTTCTTACGATTGGAAAGAAGGCGGAAACACGGTTAAAGATTTTGCCGAAATGTTAAAGCCTCTTGAAAATGAAAAATTATTTGATTCTATAAATGTAAGCACTGGCGCTGTGACTGCGGATGGAAAAATAATTCCTTATGAAGGTTATCAAATACCTTTTGCAAGAGAATTAAAACAATATATAACCGTTCCTTGTATCGGAGGCGGACTTTTAAGCGAGCCAAAAATGGCTAATATGATAGTTAGAAACGGAGCGGCGGATGCGGTTTATATCGGAAGAGAGCTTTTAAGAAATCCTTATTGGGCTTTGCAAGCTGCAAGAATTTTAGGAATAGATATTCCTTTTCCTAAACAATACGAACAAGCTAAAAGATAA